Below is a window of Fimbriimonadaceae bacterium DNA.
TTTAGCAGAAAGACGAAGATCGTAACGAAGGTGGCAACGCGTGGTTGCGGGTTGTCTGCAGCGATTTCTCCTATGTAAATACAAATACGCCAAAGGGCCCACAAATTGAACGATGTGCCGACAATTCCTGCCCCCATCCCCACTCCGCCTTGCCACCCAGCAAAGACCCACGAACCACCGATGGCGATGAGAGAAAGCGTAATCAGCCACAGAGGCGAAAAGATGCGAGGCACAGCCGCAGGAGTGTCCGTCATGGCTTGTTCTGCTCGCGGTTCATCAACATCACGGCAAGGATCACACCCAGAACCGCGCCCCCCAACATGAAGAATGCCTTGAAGGCGTTGCTGTCGGTCTGTACGTCGATCAGCCAGCCGATACCAAGCCCCGCCATAGGCGTTCCCAAAATGAGATAGGCCAAGCCAAGCCCTGTGCCGAGACCCTTCGCCGATTCACGATCCGACCGTATCTGGCGCTCAGCGTCAGGGCTCTTCAGTCCAGTCCCACGCCTCGTGCGCGCGATGCGTGCGCGCTCCTCTATGCTTGCAAGCTTTTCGTGAAACTCCGAATCGAAGTCAGGTGCCGTACGGTCAACTTTGACCTCTTCCGCAATCGACTGAAGCGCGTCAATGCCCTCTTGATGATGCTCTAGGAACGCTTCAAGCTTTGCCTCGGTCTCTAGCTTTTCGGCAATCTCGATAACGCGATCTTCATCCTCATCCGAAAGAGGCATCCCTGCTGCCGCCTCTTGCAGCTTCTGCTCAAGCTCAGCGATTTCAGCATCCAGGTCTTCCTCCGGTACGTCTTTACGCGGATTGTCGTCGTCCGGCATACTCGTAAAGGTACCGCATCGCCATGGCTACAACTTCAAGCGGATCCGGATTCAAATCGCTCGATTCCGAGGTGCAATTCCTCAAAGGGGTCGGGCCAAAGAACGCTGTGACTTTGGCGAAGCTCGGCATCAAGACCGTCGGCGACATGCTCTTCTACCTTCCCCGACGGTACGAGGACCGCACCACGCTCCCCCCGATGACCCACCTCAAACCGGGCCAGTTTGCGACGGTGCGGGGCAGAATCGCTGGCTTTGACGCCCGCACCGTTCGCGGGGGCAAGGTCATCATCAAGGTCTCCCTCACCGACGGAATGGGCGCGATCTCCCTCGTCTGGTTCAACCAGCCCTGGGTTGCCCGCAAGCTCAAAAGCTACAGCGGAGATTTGATCGCCTACGGACAGGTGAAGGAAGCGGGCTGGTCCTACGAGATGCACAGCCCCGAATACGAGCTGCTCGACGAAGAGGACGACGGCGAGACCTTCGCCCAGATCGTGCCCGTCTATCCGCTCTCAGAAGGGGTGAATCAATGGCTCGTCCGCAAGGCCGCCGCCTCCGCAATCGCCGGATATGTCCAACTTGTCCAAGACCCCTTGCCCGAATCCATCCGCCGCGAGCAGAAGCTGCGTCCTCTCGGGTGGTGTTTGCGGCAACTCCACCACCCAGAGTCAGAAAACGACCGCCTCGAAGCCCGAAAGCGGCTAGTTTTCGAGGATTTCTTCTACATGCAGGTCGCCATGGCGATGCGAAGGCAAGAGACCTTGCAAGAGCCAGGGATTGCCTTTCCTATCTCCGAAATCCGGGGTTCGGGCGCAGGGTCGGGCACCCTCTTCGGCGCATCCACAGAAGGGACTGTTTGGGATGAAGTCCATCAGATGCTTCCCTTCCAACTCACCAACGCCCAGACTCGCGTCATCGGTGAGATTTGGCGTGACATGGAAGCCCCCCACCCCATGAACCGGCTTGTCCAGGGCGACGTCGGCTCGGGCAAAACCGCCGTCGCTGCCAGCGCCATCCTCGCCGCCGTGAGATGCGGCTACCAAGCTGCGATGATGGCCCCGACCGAAATCCTCGCCGAGCAACATTACGTGAGCCTGAGAGAACTCTTTGACCCGCTCGGTATTGAGGTGACTCTGCTCGTCGGAAAGCTCACTGCCACCCAAAAGAAAAAAGCGGCGGCAGCAACGAAGAACGGCATCGCCCGCATCGCCGTCGGAACCCATGCCCTCATCCAAGAAGGTGTTGAGTTCGAGAAACTTGGGCTGATCGTGGTGGACGAGCAGCACCGGTTCGGAGTCCTCCAACGTGCAGCTTTGCGCGGGAAAGGCTACGGAAATCCAGATGTCCTGGTGATGACAGCAACACCCATTCCCCGCACACTCACCATGACGATCTACGGCGACCTCAGCCTGTCCGTGATTGACGAGATGCCCCCCGGCCGCAAGCCGATCAAGACACACTGGAAGTTCTCGCATCAGCGCGAATCTGTATACGATTCGGTAAGAAAGCTCATCGCCGACGGAAGACAGGCTTACTTCGTCTGCCCGATGGTCTCCGAAAACGAAAAGCTCGTAGCCCAAGCCGCCGAAGACCTCCACTATCGACTCACCCACGAGGTCTACCCCGACCTTCGAGTTGGCCTGCTTCACGGACAGTTGAAGGCAAAGGAAAAAGAGACGGTCATGGAGTCCTTCCGCAAGCACGAGCTGGACATCCTCGTGAGCACAACCGTGATCGAAGTCGGCGTCGACGTCGCGAACGCCTCAGTTATGGTCATCGAAGATGCCAACCGGTTTGGGCTAAGCCAATTGCACCAGTTGCGAGGGCGTGTAGGGCGTGGCGAGCATCAGAGCTACTGTATCCTCATCGCCGATGCCAAGACTGAAGATGCAAGAGCACGGCTCGATGTCATGGTCGCCACTAGCGACGGATTCAAGATTGCCGAGGAAGACCTCCGCCTGCGAGGCCCAGGCGAAGTCGCCGGAACCCGACAAAGCGGAAACCTGGACTTCAAAGTCGCCGACCTGATCCAAGATTCCAAAATGCTCGAAGTAGCCCGACAGGCGGCGATCGACCTCCTCAGCCGAGATCAAACGCTCGCCCATCCCGACCACCAAACCATCAAGCTAAAGGCTCAGAACCATCGCTCCGATCTGGCTGTTATCGTCGTGAGCTAACTCGCACATTTGTCGGGTTTCGCCAACGAAGTATCAGCGCCGAGACACAAACACCCGATATTCATCATAGTGGTGCGCCCGCAGGAGATCTATCAGCGGATTCTTGACGGAATGGCCAACGAAGCGGCGATTCCTCAATTGCCTACGTCTTGCCTTCAGGTCCTCAAGCTCATCGGCATCGAAGAGCCCAACCTTACCGACATCCACCATGCCATCCTTGCCAGCCCCGCGCTCACCACTTCCGTGCTGCGAATGGCCTCCAGCGCCTTCTATAACCGTCAATCCAGGGCAGTTTCAGACGTCCGCACAGCCATTCAGATTCTTGGCCTCAAAACCCTGCGCTCCATCACATTCGCGGTGATGGTCCAAAGCACATTCTCAAACTCGGCCCGACACTCAGGGCTTAATGTGCACCGATTTGTCAGACACTCGATGTTTGTTGGCCTCCTTGCCAGCTCACTCTTCCAAGTTCACCGGACGCCAGAAACCAGTCGAGACGAATCCGAGCCGGACGAACTCTTCGCTGCTGGAGTCCTCCACGACGTGGGTATCGGGATTCTGTCCGTCATCGAACCAGGCGTATTTCGCCCGCTTGCCCAGTTCGCCGAGCAACGCGAACTCACATTCTCAGAGGCGTTCGCCTCCGCATTCGGCAGCCCCACTGTTGAGCTCACCACGATCGCGCTCAAAACTTGGGGAATAAGCGACCGGCTTGTCAATGTAGTCTCTTCAGCATTCAGTGACACATCCACACCAAGAAATCTTTCTGCCTCTTGCCTTCGCTATGCGGACTACCTGCTCGAATCGCAAGGTTTAGGATTGTTGTCCCAGCGAGCAGCTCCCGCTTGCCCAGAAGACGTCATCGCCTCCGCAGGCATCTCCGAAGAGGAGGGCCGCTCCGCTGTCCACGCCCTCTCCGAAACCTGTGACCTTTGGATGGCTGGCAGTGGTTCTACGCCCCTCTAAGCAACAACAAAATGTCATTTCGACGGCATTTTTCCACATGTCCGAATTTCGGACTGAGGAGTCCCTTAAGCAATGCCATTCATTACTTTGGGGGAACCCTTGAAACAAGCTTTTCTTGCCAAACTTAAACACGCTATCGCCCTAGAAACTGCTGTGCCCCATATGGCAGAAGCAGCCGTCGAACTCAAGCGAGTTATCGAGAAAGAAGACGAGCCGTCTACGGCGACTCTCTACAAGATCATTGCTGGCAGTCCCGCGCTGACCGCGATGGTGTTGAGATCGGCGTCAAGCGCATCGTCAGGCGCCACAGACCGAGTCACGGACGTCCGTCGCGCGATCCTTGTTCTTGGAAAGCGATCACTGCTCGCCATTGCCATCGCATCGATCGTACAAGCAATCATCTCCGAGCGAGCAAAGAAAGCCCTTCTTGACCCTCAACAGTTCGTCCTCCACAGCACCTTTGTCGGCGTCATGGCGAGGTTCTTGTTCGAGCTGCAAGTGCGTGAGCATGGCCACAAAAGCGAGTTCCTAGCCGATGAAGTTTTTGCCGCGGGCATCCTGCACGATGTCGGTATTGGCCTGTTCGCCGTAACCGAGCCAATGCAATTCCGCAAGATGGTCGAATCCTCTCGCCTTCACGTCTTAACGGTCTCAGACGAATACTTGCGCACCTACGACGAAAGCTCGTACGAACTGACCACAAGCGCCCTGAAAGCCTGGGATCTCTCTCCCGAGATGAGAAAACTCGTCGGTGCAATGACCGACCCAGAAAGCCATCCGACAGAATCTCGAACCGCCGCCTGCTTGGTATACGCAGACTACATAGCCGAAACATTTGGATTTGGATTGACAAAAAACCTGGCGACAACAGAGTGCCCTGCGTTCGTCCAAGATGCCGTCGGAATGTCGTCTGATGAAGAGCTTGAAGTGACGGACCTGATTGGAGAAGTCGCCTTGGGATGCCTCCCCAAGAAAAATGCAGCCTAAGACATTGCCTATTTCTCACACTTAGAATAGAGGCTTGTATACGATCAATTACAGGCTATCACCTAAAGAGTGCATCGTTATCTGCCGCAAATATAAGTTGAGGCGTTACGTGCACAAAGCATTTCTTACAAAACTTAAAAACGAAATCTCGGTAGAGAATGCGGTACCGCACATGGCGGAGGCCTCCGTCGAGCTGCGTCGTGTGCTGGAAGGCCCCGTCGAGCCTGAAACATCCAATCTGCACCGGATCATCACCAGCAGCCCTGCGCTCACGGCAATGGTTTTGCGCTCTGCGTCAAGCGCTGCATATGGATCGTCAGAACGAGTTACCGACGTCCGCCGCGCAATCCTCGTTCTTGGCAAACGCTCCCTAACCGCGATCGCGATCGCCTCCATCGTCCAAGCCGTGATCTCAGAGCGCGTAAAAGCCGCCCTGCTCGATCCTCGACAGTTTGTACTCCACAGCACATTCGTCGGCGTTATGGCGCGCTTCCTCTTCGAAACCCAAGTGCGCGAGCACGGACACAAGAGTGAATTCTTGCCTGACGAAATCTTCGCAGCAGGCATCCTCCACGACGTTGGCCTCGGACTCTTCGCTGTGACCGAGCCCATGCAGTTTCGCAAGATGGTCGAGTCCTCCCGCCTTCACTTGCTCACGGTTTCCGACGAATTCCTGCGCACCTACGACGAGTGCTCTTACGAACTGACCGCCGGGGCCCTGCGATCGTGGAATCTCTCCCCGAAGTTGCTGGACGTTGTAAGCTCCATGTCAGCCCCCGAAGATCATCCCACCGAATCCAAAACGGTAGCTTGCCTTGTCTATGCCGAGTACCTTGCCGAAACGTTCGGCTACGGACTCACCAGGAATCTCGCCACAACCGAGTGCCCAGATTTTGTCCAATCAGCAATCGGACTCTCGCCCGAAGAGGAGCTCGAGACGATAGAGCTGATCGGGGACATCGCTTGGGATTGCCTGCCGCAAAAGTCGGCGGCCTAAACGCGCATCCGACTGTTCACAACGCGACGTGTCCACGCCTCAGCCAAGCTCTTCGCCGCCCCTTCCCACTCGGGGTAGTCAAACGTGAATCCCGATTCCAGCAATCTTGTCGGAACAACGCGCCTGCTCTTGAGGATCAGCTCAGTCTCCGTCCTCATAACGAGCGCGCCGAGCTCCAGCATCCAACTCATCGTAGGAAGTCCAACCCTCACTCTCAACACCTGACGAAGAATCCGGTTGAACTCCTTATTTGGCACTGGATTCGGAGAAGAGATGTTTATCGCCCCATCGATGTTTTCATGCTCGATGATCCAGTCGAGCGCGCGCACGAAGTCCTGTTCATGAACCCACGAAACGTACTGCTCCCCCGACCCTGAAGTGCCAAACAACCCCTTCTTGGCAAGCCGTGCCATCGTGTCGAAAACGCTCCCATCCTCCACGCTCATCGTCATCGCCGACCGTAGCGCGACCTTGCGCGTGCTCGGAGTGTCGGCTTCGTCAAGTTCGCGCTCCCAGGCCTTGGCGATCTCGATGCTCACGTTCCACTTGTACGGCGCTCCTGGTTCATCTCCCCCAAGAATGCCGGTGTATTCATCGTTGGGAGCGTCGAGCCGGTGAGCATAGATTGTCGCGGTGCTCGCTTGAAACCAAAGCTTGGGCGGGTGCTTTGCTTGAGCAATCGCTTGCCCGACAACCCGTGTGGAATCCACCCTCGAATCCATCATCTGCTTGAGGTTAGCCTCGGTGTAGCGGCAGTTGACCGACCGTCCCGCCAGGTTGAGGATGACGTCGGCGTTTTCAAACTCCTCAGTCCAAGGACCAAGGGTCTTGCCGTCCCAGGCAACGGCCCTCACTTCCCCTGCCGAAGAGGAGCGCGAAAGCACGACAATCTCATGGCCCTGCTTCTGCCAGTAACGGGCAAGCATCTGCCCAACGTGGCCCGACCCTCCGGGGATAACGATTTTCATTCTATGACTGCCTCTAAAACTGGGTGACGTTACGTGGGTGGAGCAAGTGGTTCGAGGTCAAGCAAGAAGCTTGGTTTCCCCGCATTCATGTCCGAAAGAGTGTATCTCTGGATGACACCACAGGAAGCAACAACAAGACATCCTTCGCTATCCCAGTCCGCCTGATTCACCTCCGGGCCAAGCAACCCCTCGCAACCCTCCAATTGATAACTGTAGTACAAAGAGCAGTTCTTATTATCTGTTGTGTATTGACGAATCAGATTGGGATGATTCGGTGATGGTTTCTTCTCCCACCCTTGGTGGTTGACCTGCTGCCATCTGCTGACCCGTTCTGGTTTGATGCTGCCTGGCATCTCTGGAATGGGACGCTCAATCCAGCCGCCACTCAAAGCATCTGTGTTGTCATCTCCAACCGCGATAATTATGAAGGGCAACTGATCAGCTGTATTCATTTCAAAGCCTTCATCATTAGATGAATAGTGTGTTACCAACGTGGTGGAGTCTTGCCAGCCCCCATAGCCAAAGTTCGTCCCGCTTTCTTTCCAATGACATAAAGTCTGCAACCAGGGCGGTTTGCAGATTCCAGTCCACGTGTCCCCTGTTGCGCCCATCGCAGAGTACAGCAAGAATTTGCCATCCGGCGAGAGGGCGCAATGCTCGGCGAATAACCTGCCATGAAACCACGATCCGTGCTCGATCTCGCCAGTCTCTGTGTGCCAAAGCATTACGTGAAAGTGCTTGCTTGGCTTAAGGCGAAGAATCACAACAAGAGGTTTGTCTCTAGCTGCAATCAACCATATTCGTGCGTGAGGATTAGGAGACATTTTCACTCCGCCTTGATCATAGACAAAAAAGCCATCGTTTCCGATGGCTCTCCGGTTTTCCATGCTGCAACCCTTCCAAGGGTTGAGGCTAATTCGCACTACCCCTTCTTCTTCAACTTCGACGCAAACTTCGCCCGGAACTTCTTCACCTTCGGCTCAATGATCGCACGGCAATAGCCACCATTCATCCGCGCGCGCTCTTCATCGCTCGCGTTCTCATACTTGTTAAAGTAGTCCTGGTGATACTCCTCCGCCCGGATGTAATTCTTGAGCGGCTCAAGCACCGTCACAATCTTGTTCGGCCAAATCTTCTCTTTGGCAATCTCGTCAATCACCTGCTGCCCCAACTTCTTCTCCTCATCGTTGGAATAGAAGATCACCGACCGGTACTGCGGACCCGAGTCTGGCCCCTGTCGGTTCAACGTGGTGGGGTCGTGGACGGTCATAAACACGGTCAAGAGATCATGGGCCGTGATCACTTTCGGGTTATAAAAAATCTTAATCGTTTCGGCGTGTCCGCTCGTGCCGGAGCTGACATCGGCATAGGTCGCTTGCGCAGACTTGCCCCCCGCATAGCCACTCTCAACGGTGTACACACCTTCAAGCTCTTCAAACAGTGTCTCAATACACCAGAAGCAGCCGCCTCCGAGAACAATCTCTTTTGCATCCTTGGGAATAGTCACTTGCGCCGGTATTTTGCCAGAAAGCGGTTTGCGATCGCCGCCCTGCCGAACACTAAAGACCGCAAGCCCAATGACCGCTGCCGAGACCAAAACAAAAAGCATTCCCATTTTTGCCATGCCATTCACAATCCCTTTCTACGCAAAAAAGTTCGCGCAGGTCCCATCGCCTCAAACGCATGATCATCAATCTGCTATCTGCTATCTGCGATCCCCAATCTACAATCAGCAATCCAAAATCCAAAATCTAAGACTCCTCGCCTTTCCCCATCGCCTTCAGCTCATCGGCCGCTTCCTTATTCCCCGGATCAACCATCAGCAAAATCCGGAAACACTTCTCGGCAAATTCGAGCATCCCAAATCGTTTCGCGAAGCTGCCGTTCGACAAAAGCGCCTTCGCGGCATCGACTCCCGCATCGCGATAGGCCGCAAACATCGTCTTCGCATCCGCATCCTTGCTGTCTGAGGCCAACTGGAAGACCAGCGCGAAAGCGAACTGTGTATCGTAGATGGGCGCGACCTTAATCTGGTCTTTGTATCTCTGTAGAAGCTTCCCCGTCTCAACAGCTCCATTCTTCGCGATCAGGGGTCGAATGTCGCGTGGACCAGGTGGGAGGCTCCTGGAACTGTCATAGGGCGCTGGACCAACCTGGCCAACCGGCGCATAACTCAAGCTCGCCGAATCCATCCGCACCGGCGCGTCATATCGAGTCATCAGTTGATCCAACAGCTTTGAATCGCCCTTGAGGCATTTGGTGAGAAAGGCTAACTCAACTTCATTGAGCATCACGTAACGATCGAGGATCGTTTGCGCAGTCTGCTTGAGCTCAACAGAGTCCGGCATAAGCAAAGACTTGGCCCGGTGACTCATCGTCCCTTGCGAGATGAAATCGTTGTGATTAAGCTGGTCGATGGTAAAGATATGGCGCGGCGTGAACTTCATCCGGTCCACCATGTCAAATCCCGCCTCTGGGCCCGCGCAGAAGAGAATCGGCTGATGCATGATGCCCATGTTTCTCTGAACTG
It encodes the following:
- the recG gene encoding ATP-dependent DNA helicase RecG, with protein sequence MATTSSGSGFKSLDSEVQFLKGVGPKNAVTLAKLGIKTVGDMLFYLPRRYEDRTTLPPMTHLKPGQFATVRGRIAGFDARTVRGGKVIIKVSLTDGMGAISLVWFNQPWVARKLKSYSGDLIAYGQVKEAGWSYEMHSPEYELLDEEDDGETFAQIVPVYPLSEGVNQWLVRKAAASAIAGYVQLVQDPLPESIRREQKLRPLGWCLRQLHHPESENDRLEARKRLVFEDFFYMQVAMAMRRQETLQEPGIAFPISEIRGSGAGSGTLFGASTEGTVWDEVHQMLPFQLTNAQTRVIGEIWRDMEAPHPMNRLVQGDVGSGKTAVAASAILAAVRCGYQAAMMAPTEILAEQHYVSLRELFDPLGIEVTLLVGKLTATQKKKAAAATKNGIARIAVGTHALIQEGVEFEKLGLIVVDEQHRFGVLQRAALRGKGYGNPDVLVMTATPIPRTLTMTIYGDLSLSVIDEMPPGRKPIKTHWKFSHQRESVYDSVRKLIADGRQAYFVCPMVSENEKLVAQAAEDLHYRLTHEVYPDLRVGLLHGQLKAKEKETVMESFRKHELDILVSTTVIEVGVDVANASVMVIEDANRFGLSQLHQLRGRVGRGEHQSYCILIADAKTEDARARLDVMVATSDGFKIAEEDLRLRGPGEVAGTRQSGNLDFKVADLIQDSKMLEVARQAAIDLLSRDQTLAHPDHQTIKLKAQNHRSDLAVIVVS
- a CDS encoding HDOD domain-containing protein; the encoded protein is MVRPQEIYQRILDGMANEAAIPQLPTSCLQVLKLIGIEEPNLTDIHHAILASPALTTSVLRMASSAFYNRQSRAVSDVRTAIQILGLKTLRSITFAVMVQSTFSNSARHSGLNVHRFVRHSMFVGLLASSLFQVHRTPETSRDESEPDELFAAGVLHDVGIGILSVIEPGVFRPLAQFAEQRELTFSEAFASAFGSPTVELTTIALKTWGISDRLVNVVSSAFSDTSTPRNLSASCLRYADYLLESQGLGLLSQRAAPACPEDVIASAGISEEEGRSAVHALSETCDLWMAGSGSTPL
- a CDS encoding HDOD domain-containing protein; translation: MPFITLGEPLKQAFLAKLKHAIALETAVPHMAEAAVELKRVIEKEDEPSTATLYKIIAGSPALTAMVLRSASSASSGATDRVTDVRRAILVLGKRSLLAIAIASIVQAIISERAKKALLDPQQFVLHSTFVGVMARFLFELQVREHGHKSEFLADEVFAAGILHDVGIGLFAVTEPMQFRKMVESSRLHVLTVSDEYLRTYDESSYELTTSALKAWDLSPEMRKLVGAMTDPESHPTESRTAACLVYADYIAETFGFGLTKNLATTECPAFVQDAVGMSSDEELEVTDLIGEVALGCLPKKNAA
- a CDS encoding HDOD domain-containing protein, whose translation is MAEASVELRRVLEGPVEPETSNLHRIITSSPALTAMVLRSASSAAYGSSERVTDVRRAILVLGKRSLTAIAIASIVQAVISERVKAALLDPRQFVLHSTFVGVMARFLFETQVREHGHKSEFLPDEIFAAGILHDVGLGLFAVTEPMQFRKMVESSRLHLLTVSDEFLRTYDECSYELTAGALRSWNLSPKLLDVVSSMSAPEDHPTESKTVACLVYAEYLAETFGYGLTRNLATTECPDFVQSAIGLSPEEELETIELIGDIAWDCLPQKSAA
- a CDS encoding TIGR01777 family oxidoreductase, whose translation is MKIVIPGGSGHVGQMLARYWQKQGHEIVVLSRSSSAGEVRAVAWDGKTLGPWTEEFENADVILNLAGRSVNCRYTEANLKQMMDSRVDSTRVVGQAIAQAKHPPKLWFQASTATIYAHRLDAPNDEYTGILGGDEPGAPYKWNVSIEIAKAWERELDEADTPSTRKVALRSAMTMSVEDGSVFDTMARLAKKGLFGTSGSGEQYVSWVHEQDFVRALDWIIEHENIDGAINISSPNPVPNKEFNRILRQVLRVRVGLPTMSWMLELGALVMRTETELILKSRRVVPTRLLESGFTFDYPEWEGAAKSLAEAWTRRVVNSRMRV
- the msrA gene encoding peptide-methionine (S)-S-oxide reductase MsrA produces the protein MAKMGMLFVLVSAAVIGLAVFSVRQGGDRKPLSGKIPAQVTIPKDAKEIVLGGGCFWCIETLFEELEGVYTVESGYAGGKSAQATYADVSSGTSGHAETIKIFYNPKVITAHDLLTVFMTVHDPTTLNRQGPDSGPQYRSVIFYSNDEEKKLGQQVIDEIAKEKIWPNKIVTVLEPLKNYIRAEEYHQDYFNKYENASDEERARMNGGYCRAIIEPKVKKFRAKFASKLKKKG